The nucleotide window GCCCAACACCGTCGAGAGCTACGCGCGCGATCTGGCGGTGCTGACCGGGTTTGCCGAGCGCCAGGGCCGAACCGTCGATCAGCTCGGTCGCGTCGATCTCGAAGCCTTCGTACGGGAGTTGATGAGCGGCGGCCTGTCGCCGCGATCGGTTGCCCGCGCCGTCGCCTGCGTTCGTGGTTTCTACAAGTTCCTGCTCGTCGAGAAGCGGATCTCCGGCAACCCTGCCGAGGATCTCCGGGCGCCGCGCGCGTGGCCGGCGCTCCCGAAATATCTCGGGCTCGACGAGGTCGACCGTCTGCTCGCGCAACCCGACACAGCCACGCCTCGCGGTATGCGCGACAAGGCGCTGATCGAACTCCTCTACGCGACGGGACTGCGGGTGACCGAGCTGCTGTCGCTCAAACCGGGCGACATCGCGCTCGATGCCGGCTATCTCAAGTGCGTGGGCAAGGGGGACAAGCAGCGCATCGTGCCGCTCGGTCGGACCGCCGCCGACTGGGTCCGCCGTTATCTCGCCGACGCCCGCCCGGCGCTCCTCAAGACGCGCAAGTCGGCGTGGCTGTTCGTCAACGCCAGGGGAGGCAACCGGCTGTCGCGGGTCGGCTTCTGGAAAGTGCTGAGAGCGTACGGCATCGCCGCCGGCGTGCAGCGCGGCCTCAGCCCGCACGTCCTCCGTCATTCCTTCGCCACGCATCTGCTCGAGCGCGGCGCCGATCTGCGCTCCATCCAGATGATGCTCGGCCACGCCGACCTCTCGACGACGCAGATCTACACGCACGTGCTCGAGGCGCGTCTGCGCACCGTCTACGATCGCTTTCACCCGCGGAAGTGAAATCGCGGACGGAGGGCTCGTTGATGTGGTACAGTTCGAAGGTTCTACCTGCTCGAAATTTGCGCTAGCCGAAGGAGCTCGATTCGCACATGAGCCGTAACGGTCGTTATCATTTCACGTCGGAGTCGGTGACCGAAGGCCACCCGGACAAGATCGCCGACCAGATCTCCGACTCGATTCTCGATGCGATTCTCGCGCAGGACCCGGTCGGGCGCGTCGCCTGCGAGACGCTCGTCACCACCGGTCTCGCCATCGTCGCCGGCGAAATCACCACCAGCTGCTACGTCGACTTTCCCAGCATCGTCCGCGAGACGATCAAGGAAGTGGGCTACACGCGCGGCAAGTTCGGCTTCGACTCCGAGACGTGCGCCGTGCTCTCGTCGATTCACGGACAGTCGCCAGATATCGCGCAAGGCGTGGATCCCGGCGGCGCCGGCGACCAGGGCCTGATGTTCGGGTATGCCTGCACCGAGACGCCCGAACTGATGCCGCTGCCGATCATGCTGGCGCACAAGCTGGTGCGCGGCCTGTCGGAGCGCCGGCGCGACCACTCGATGGACTATCTCCGGCCGGACGGCAAGTCGCAGGTGTCCGTCGAATACGACGGCAGCAAGCCGGTCCGCGTCGACACCGTCGTCGTGTCGACGCAGCACAGCCCCACCGTCAGCAACGAGACGCTCAGAGAAGACATCACCGAGAACATCGTCAACAAGGTGATTCCGAAGGAGATGATGGACGCGAAGACACGCGTGCTCATCAACCCGACGGGGCGGTTCGTGGTCGGCGGTCCGCACGGCGACGCCGGCGTCACCGGCCGCAAGATCATCGTCGACACCTACGGCGGCGCGGCACCGCACGGCGGCGGCGCGTTCTCGGGCAAGGATCCGACGAAGGTCGATCGCTCGGCGTGCTACATGGCCCGCTACGTCGCGAAGAACGTCGTCGCCTCCGGACTGGCGGAGCGCTGCATGGTGCAGCTGGCCTATGCGATCGGCGTGGCTGAGCCGGTATCGGTGCTGATCGACACCTTTGGTACCGGCACGATCGGCGACGAGAAGATCAGCGAGCTGGTACGCGCGCACTTCAAGCTGACGCCGCGCGGCATCATCGAGTCGCTGGATCTGCGGCGGCCTATTTACAAGAAGACCGCGGCGTTCGGCCATTTCGGCCGGACCGAGCCGGAGTTCACCTGGGAGCGCACCGACAAGGCCAACGCGCTCCGCGCGGACGCCACGTAACAGGGCAAAGCCCGGGCGAAGGTGGTCTGACCCGGTCTGACCCCCGTCTGACCCCGGTTTGACCCCGGTCTGGCCCCTGTGCGCAGACTGATCTGGACGCTGATCGCGATGACCGCGGTCAGCGTCTTTCTGTTTGCGATCCTGCCCGCATCCCCCGCGTCAGTCGACACGTCGGGTTGGCACGATCTGGCCGCGCGCACGGTCCAGGGCGCCTACCACGTCCACTCGACGCGATCGGACGGCCACGGAGACAAGCGGACGATCGCCGCGGCGGCGGCGCGCGCGGGGCTCACGTTCGTCATCCTCACCGATCACGGCGACGGCACCCGCCCGGCCGATTCTCCCGAATACATGGACGGCGTGCTGATGCTCGATGCCGTCGAGATCAGCGCCGACGCGGGACACTACGTAGCGCTCGACATGCGGCCCGCGCCGTATCCGCTCGGCGGAGCAGGGGCGGCGGTTGTCGAGGACGTCGCCCGGCTCGGCGGCCTCGGCATCGCCGCGCATCCCGATTCCCCGAAACCGGCCTTGCGCTGGACCGACGCGACGTCGCCAATTGACGGCCTCGAGTGGATCAACGCCGACAGCGAATGGCGCGACGAGACAGGCGTCACGCTCGCCCGGGCCGGACTCGCGTACTTTCTGCGTCCGGCTGGCGCGCTCGCGTCGCTCCTCGATCGGCCCGCGACCCTCGACCGCTGGGACGCGCTCCTGCGGAACAGGAGAGTCATCGCGCTTGGCGCCTCCGACGCGCACGGCGGCCCCGGCTCGCGGATCGAAGACGCGAACCGCACGCTGTTCAGCACGATCGGCATCCCGAGCTACGAGGCGAGCTTTCGCGAGCTGAGCCTGCGCGTGATCCTGGAACGCCCCCTGTCCACCGACGCCGGCCTCGACGCCCGGCTCGTATTCGAGGCGATTCGAAAGGGGAGCGTGTTCACGACGATCGACAGTCTGGCGACGCCGGCGCTGCTCGATTTCCATGCGAGTCCTTCCGGCGCCACCGTGACGCTGGTCGCCCGCGCCACGCTGCCGCGCGGCGGCGAGCTCGTGCTCATCGGGCCGGCGGGCGAGCTGACGCGAGGGTCCGGAGAAATCCGCCGCGAAGTGCCGGCAGAGGCTGCGGGTGCGTACCGAGTCGAAGGACGTGTGGCGGGAGCGCCCGGTCAGCCGCCGGTGCCATGGCTGGTCAGCAACCCAATCGTGATCGGGACGCTCGCGGGCGGGGCATCGCCATCCGAGACGTCCAACCGGACCGACCGAGACACGCTACCGGCTGAGATCGCGCCTTTCCCGTGGCGGATCGAGAAAGACCCCGTGTCTCAGGCGAGTCTTCGGGCCGGCGCCCATTCCGCGGAGTTCGACTACCGCCTTGCGGAGGGTGATCGCGCCAGCCAGTACGCGGCGCTTGCGAGCGACGTCTCCGGTCAGCGGTTCCGCGCCGTCGAGCTCGCGCTGACCGCAAGGCGCCCGTCGCGGATTGCGGTCCAGGTTCGGACGGCCGACGGCCACCGGTGGGGTACCTCGTTTTTCGTGGACGAGCGGGTCCACCTCATCCACGCCGCGCTTGCCGAGATGCGCGAGTTCGGCGACCCGGATGGCCGGTCGCCGGACCCGGCTGCCGTGACATCGATCCTCCTGGTCGTCGATTTGACGAACGCCGCGCCGGGGCAATCGGGACGATTCACGATTGAGTCTAGTGCACTAGTAAAATAGTGCACTAGTTGTCTAGATAACTAGTAAACGCCCCAACTAGTGCGCTATGCTGCCGCGATGTTTGTCGAGGTGCGAGCCGACGACCCGCGGCCGGTCTATCGCCAAATCGCGGATGAAATTCAACGCGCCGTTTCGGTTGGCGTGCTGAAACCAGGCGAGCCGCTGCCGGCGACCCGGCAGGTGGCCGCGGAGTTGAAACTGAACCCCAACACGGTCCAACACGCCTACCGCACGTTGGCGCAGGAGGGGATCGTCGAGATGCGGCGGGGACTGGGCGCGTTCGTCGCGGCCAGGCCGCGCGAGTCGCGGCGGTCGTCGCAGGCCATTGCGCGTCAGCTCGCCGAACGGGCGCTCCGCGAAGCCTTCCGCCACGGGTTGCTGGCCAGCGATCTGATGGCCGCGCTCAAAGAGATCGCGCCGACCTCCCCGGCAGTCACGCCAGACGAGGCTCAGGTCCTGGCGGTCAACAAGAGGTAGACGGCAGACCCGGCGGCGAGGATGTTGGGGGCCCATCCCGCCATGACCGGATTGAGCACGCCCGCCTTGCCGATCGCCGCGAACACGCCCATGACGATCCAATAGCCCAGCGCCAGCACGATGCCGATGCCGACTCCGTACAACGTGCCGCGCTTGCCCGTGGTCAGGCCGAACGGAATCGCCAGCAGGGTCATCACCACCGTGACGAATGGAAAGGCCAGCTTCTTCTGGAGGTCGATCGTAAACGGTACCACGTTGAATCCGCTGGCCTTGAGCTGGTTGATGTACCGCTTCAACTCGGGCACCGTCATCATGTCGGCCACCGGGGCTTCGGTCTCGAAATAACTCGGGGGCTCGAGGGGGAGCCGCCGTTCCGAGAAGGCGGCGTAGCCCCCTTTCTGGACGGTGAATTTCTGCTCCCAGCCCTTCCGCCCGATCCACTCGCCGCGCTCGTACTCCGCCTTGGCGGTAAAGAGCTGACTGTCGAGCGACCATCCCTTGGCGGCGGGGGCGTAGATCGTCAGGTTGAGGAGCGCCTTGGAGACCACGTCGAACGCATCGTAGTGATAGATGGTGCCGTCGTGCGCGACGATCCACTGTCGATCGAGCGGGTTGAGGGTGCGCGGCAGCTTGTTGCGCATCTTCGAGTCGATCGCGTCGGCCTTCTCGTTGGCCTTCGCCATGACCTGCTGCTCGAGCCCGTAGAGGATGCCGCTCCAGCCCAGAGACAGCAGGAGCAGCGGCGCACTGATCCGGTACAGGCTGATGCCGCAGGCCTTCATGACCGACAGCTCGCTGGATCGGCTCAGCAGGCCGAAGGTGACCAGCACGGCGAGAAGCGCCGAGAGGGGAATCACGTAGTAGATGAACTGCGGCGTCATGTAGCCGAGCAGCATCAGGAGCATCTGGCTCGTGCCCTGGCCCTTGAGGACCTTGTCGGTCTTGTCGATGAACGTCGAGATGTAGAAGATGCCGAGAAGCGCCGCGAACGAAATGGCCGTGGCCCGCAGGTAGATGGTCGAGATGTAGCGGTCGAGGATGTTGGGGAGCAGCCAGGAGAGGCTTGGAATCCGGATGACGACGACGACGCCGTGGCGCTGAGACGACGGCGTGGCCGTCGATGACGCGCCGATCGGGTTGCCGGCCTTGCCGGAGGCGATGCGGCGATCGAGCCAACCCTTAAGGGCGCCGGTCAGCCTGACGATGCTCCGGAACGGCAGGCGGCCCTCGGCCCAGCGGGCCCGCCAGATCAGGGCGACGACGCCGAAGGGCAGCAGAACGAGATTCGGAATCCACCGCGACATCTGGGCGATCAGGAGCGGTTTGAGATCGGAATGGGGCCCGACGTAGTAGCCGCGGGTGACCGCTTGCGCCAGGTACAGCAGGATGTAATAGGCGAAAATCACCGCGATTCCGACGACGAAGCCCGCCACCTTGCCGTCCCGCGCGACGCTGAGTCCGAGCGCCACGCCGATCACCGCAAACACCAGTGACGCCGCCGGGAACGAGAACCGCTGCTGGATGGACTCCATCTCCTGGTGCGCCGGCAGGCCGTGCTGGAGCTTGTCCTCGGCCTGTTTCCAGAGATCGCTGATCGGCAACTCGTTGTTGCCGCGCATCAGGTCGGTGTGAGGGAACACGCTCTTCGGGTCGAGCTTCACCACGAGCTGTTCGCTGAAGCGATAGGTATCGATCTGCCGGCCGTCGGGCCCTTGGCTGGAATAGCGGGTGCCGTTCTCGAGGACCAGGTCGACCGTCTGCTTCTCGCGGTTGAGATTGAGCCGCCCGTTGCGCGCCATGTAGAGGTCGAGCGCCCCGGCCTTTCGGGTGTCGGCGACGAGGACGTCTTTCCAGCCGCCCGGGCCTTGTACCGGGATGTCGCGCGCATAGAGCACGAGGTTCGGGAATTCCTGGAAAAAGACCTGCGGCCGCACGTCGTTCTCGACCTTTTTCGAGATGACGTCGTAGGACAGCTGGCGGAAGGTCTGGTTGGCGTCGGGAATCGCCCAGATCATCACGTAGAGGTGGACGAGGCCGGCGACGGCCGCCAGCAGGAGCACAGGCCGGAGCAGCCGGTAGGGGCTGACGCCGCAGGCGAGGAGCGCCACGGCCTCGCGGTCGCCCGAGAGCCTCCCGAGGGCGATGAGGAGTCCGACGAGGAGCGCCATCGGGATGGTCAGGCCGAGCGACTGCGGGACGAGCGTCAGCATCATCCGTCCGGCGACGCCCCACGGAACGCCCTTGGCGACCAGCGCCTCGAGCTGTTCCATCAGCGGCGGAATCGTCAGGATGAACGTGAAAATGAGCAGCGACAGGAACAGCGGCGGCAGGGTTTCACGAATCAGGTAGCGGTCGAGCGTTTTCACGGGCGGTCTTCAGGATACCGCAGGGATTCGTTCCACCGACAGCGGAGGGTGCGAGTTCGGTCGGACGACCGCGTTTTGGGTGCGCGGAGTTTGCACAGGCACTGTTTTCTGGCTATTTCCGCAGGTTCTGATAATGCATGTTATGTTAACCAAAGGCTGAATACTTATACATTCCCCTGCGTATGTGGTGGCCGCTGCCGGTTACCCGCTAGCGGGACTCCACGCGCTTTCTGGCCCTACTCGGAGCTCAGGATCGGCGCCTATGCAATTTGCTCGGACGATTTCGCCGAGGTCGATCGGCTCCGGGGTTCGAACCCAGCCGTGTGGAACCGAGTCTCCGGTGAGCCGAACGACAGCAACTCGTGCTAGACCGCCCCTGGAGATTCGCCGCACCGGCACCGAGTCGGCGGCGGTCGCGGTTACTGCTGACGGAGGTCGCGGATGATGGCCTGCAGCGCTTCGATCACTTCGTCGCGGTCGACCTTGGACTTCGTGAATCGCAGCTGCAGGTTGAAGGCTTTGGTAGGCGGCCGGTACTTGAACACGTAGTGTTTCGGGCGTCCGGCTTTCGGCTTCGGGACGTCCTTGTCGCGGCGGACCTCTTCACGCGTGGCGCCGCCGTCCCGGGCGATGCGCTCGACCAGGGTGACCATCTTCTGGAAATCACCCTGTCTAACTACCTCTAGAAGCAATGATTTGGAAGAAATGTCGGCCAGCCGACAAAGGTTTTTCACCTCGTCGGGCATGTTGTTGAGGGAGAGCGACTCGGTAATGGACGTGCGCGACTTCCCCAGCTTGCGCGCCATGTCTTCGTGGGTATAGCTGCAGCGGCTGGCCAGCGATTGCATGGCTTCCGCTTCTTCGAAGGCCGTCAGGTCTTTGCGCTGGAGATTCTCGATGAGCGCAATCTCGATAATCTCGGCCTCGTCGACATCGCGGATGACGATCGGGATCTCGCGCAGACCCACCTGCACCGCCGCCTGGTAACGTCGTTCGCCGGCGACGATCTGGAATCGGGTCCCGCGAGGCCGAACGATGATCGGTTCAATAATGCCTTTTTCGGCAATCGACGCCATCAGCTCCGACAGGTCTCCCATGACCTGGCGCGGCTGGTTGGGATTGGGGTCGAGCTCGTCGATCGCGATGAGGCGGCCGATCGGGGCACCGGCCGAGCTCGTCAGCGCATCCACATAGTGCTCGTCGTGCCGCATGCGCACCGTCGACGGCAATCCTCGTTTAGCGGTCATGACTCTCCTTTTCGACCCTCATGCGCGATCCATGACTTCTTCGCAGAGCCGGTAATACTCCGCGGCGCCTGTCGAATCGGGGGCGAACGTGAAGATCGACTCCTTGTAGGCAGGACTCTCTTCCAGCCGGACGCTCTTGGTGATGACGGTCTTGAACACCTTGTTGCCGAATACCTTGTCGATCTGGGCCCGGATGTCCCGCGCCAGCGAGGTCCGCTTGTCGTGCATCGTGATGACGACACCGAGAATCTGCAGCCCGGGGTTCGCCCGCGCCCGGACCTTCTCGATCGTTTCGAGGAGATCGTCCGTGCCCTCGAGCGCGAAATACGAGGACTGGATGGGGATCAAAAGATGCGTCGCCGCCACCAGCGCGTTGACCGTCAGCAGCCCCAGCGTCGGCGGACAATCGATCACGATATGAGGAAACCGCTCCGCGATCGGCTGCAGGCGATCCTTCAACCGGTAGTGCGAGTCGATCTCGCCGACCAGCTTGGCTTCGAGCTTCGCGAGGGCAATCCGCGACGGGGCCACCCAGAGATTCGGCTGCTGCGAAGACGGCACAATCACGTCGTCGAACGTGACCCCCTGCTCCGCGATCGCGTCATAGACGCTGCGCTGGACCTGGCTCACGTCCAGATACGACATCGTGCTGTTGGCCTGGGGATCGAGGTCGACGAGGAGTGTCGGCTTGCCGCGGAGCGACAGGGCGGCGGCGAGATTGATGGCGGTCGTGGTCTTACCCACGCCGCCTTTCTGATTCGCGATGGCGACGATCATCTGGGGCGCTGGGGCCGATATTAACATGAAGGATTCGAGGACTCGAAGGAGCGAAGGAAGTCGAAGAGGCGAAGGAGCGAAGGAACCGAAGGAACGAAGGAATTCGAAGAGGCGAAGGACAACAACGGAGGGGCTGAAGAGCGAGGACGAGGGGGCGAGGCGACGAAGACGTGAGAGACGACGAAGATGCGAGGGCGGACGATGATGCGAGGGCGATAAAGCGAGCGAGGATGAAGATGTAAGGTCGGACGAAGATGCGCAGAAACTCGCTGGAGAAACGCTGAGTTTGATTGGCCTGCACCCGACCCCAAATGACTTTGGTCTCCCCTGCTCCCTGAGCCGCCCGCTCCCGTCTCCGTCTTGCCGCGCGCCGCCCCTTCGCCCTTCGCGGTCTTCGCTCCTTCGCGGCGCCCCTTCGCCTTCCTTCGCCCCTTCGCCGTCCTTCGCGCCGCTCCTTCCCTCCTTCCCTCCTTCGTCCTCCTTCGTGCCCTCCGTGCTACATCTTGTACTTACCCATGTCGTCCGGATCGAGGGACTCCAACCATTTCTGCAGGCGCTCGGTCTCCCCCTTGTCGGGTACGAGGTCGGCGGTCTT belongs to Vicinamibacterales bacterium and includes:
- a CDS encoding ParA family protein, coding for MLISAPAPQMIVAIANQKGGVGKTTTAINLAAALSLRGKPTLLVDLDPQANSTMSYLDVSQVQRSVYDAIAEQGVTFDDVIVPSSQQPNLWVAPSRIALAKLEAKLVGEIDSHYRLKDRLQPIAERFPHIVIDCPPTLGLLTVNALVAATHLLIPIQSSYFALEGTDDLLETIEKVRARANPGLQILGVVITMHDKRTSLARDIRAQIDKVFGNKVFKTVITKSVRLEESPAYKESIFTFAPDSTGAAEYYRLCEEVMDRA
- the xerD gene encoding site-specific tyrosine recombinase XerD — its product is MIETYLGYLRDVRRVSPNTVESYARDLAVLTGFAERQGRTVDQLGRVDLEAFVRELMSGGLSPRSVARAVACVRGFYKFLLVEKRISGNPAEDLRAPRAWPALPKYLGLDEVDRLLAQPDTATPRGMRDKALIELLYATGLRVTELLSLKPGDIALDAGYLKCVGKGDKQRIVPLGRTAADWVRRYLADARPALLKTRKSAWLFVNARGGNRLSRVGFWKVLRAYGIAAGVQRGLSPHVLRHSFATHLLERGADLRSIQMMLGHADLSTTQIYTHVLEARLRTVYDRFHPRK
- the metK gene encoding methionine adenosyltransferase: MSRNGRYHFTSESVTEGHPDKIADQISDSILDAILAQDPVGRVACETLVTTGLAIVAGEITTSCYVDFPSIVRETIKEVGYTRGKFGFDSETCAVLSSIHGQSPDIAQGVDPGGAGDQGLMFGYACTETPELMPLPIMLAHKLVRGLSERRRDHSMDYLRPDGKSQVSVEYDGSKPVRVDTVVVSTQHSPTVSNETLREDITENIVNKVIPKEMMDAKTRVLINPTGRFVVGGPHGDAGVTGRKIIVDTYGGAAPHGGGAFSGKDPTKVDRSACYMARYVAKNVVASGLAERCMVQLAYAIGVAEPVSVLIDTFGTGTIGDEKISELVRAHFKLTPRGIIESLDLRRPIYKKTAAFGHFGRTEPEFTWERTDKANALRADAT
- a CDS encoding GntR family transcriptional regulator, which produces MFVEVRADDPRPVYRQIADEIQRAVSVGVLKPGEPLPATRQVAAELKLNPNTVQHAYRTLAQEGIVEMRRGLGAFVAARPRESRRSSQAIARQLAERALREAFRHGLLASDLMAALKEIAPTSPAVTPDEAQVLAVNKR
- a CDS encoding LptF/LptG family permease; the encoded protein is MKTLDRYLIRETLPPLFLSLLIFTFILTIPPLMEQLEALVAKGVPWGVAGRMMLTLVPQSLGLTIPMALLVGLLIALGRLSGDREAVALLACGVSPYRLLRPVLLLAAVAGLVHLYVMIWAIPDANQTFRQLSYDVISKKVENDVRPQVFFQEFPNLVLYARDIPVQGPGGWKDVLVADTRKAGALDLYMARNGRLNLNREKQTVDLVLENGTRYSSQGPDGRQIDTYRFSEQLVVKLDPKSVFPHTDLMRGNNELPISDLWKQAEDKLQHGLPAHQEMESIQQRFSFPAASLVFAVIGVALGLSVARDGKVAGFVVGIAVIFAYYILLYLAQAVTRGYYVGPHSDLKPLLIAQMSRWIPNLVLLPFGVVALIWRARWAEGRLPFRSIVRLTGALKGWLDRRIASGKAGNPIGASSTATPSSQRHGVVVVIRIPSLSWLLPNILDRYISTIYLRATAISFAALLGIFYISTFIDKTDKVLKGQGTSQMLLMLLGYMTPQFIYYVIPLSALLAVLVTFGLLSRSSELSVMKACGISLYRISAPLLLLSLGWSGILYGLEQQVMAKANEKADAIDSKMRNKLPRTLNPLDRQWIVAHDGTIYHYDAFDVVSKALLNLTIYAPAAKGWSLDSQLFTAKAEYERGEWIGRKGWEQKFTVQKGGYAAFSERRLPLEPPSYFETEAPVADMMTVPELKRYINQLKASGFNVVPFTIDLQKKLAFPFVTVVMTLLAIPFGLTTGKRGTLYGVGIGIVLALGYWIVMGVFAAIGKAGVLNPVMAGWAPNILAAGSAVYLLLTART
- a CDS encoding ParB/RepB/Spo0J family partition protein, which translates into the protein MTAKRGLPSTVRMRHDEHYVDALTSSAGAPIGRLIAIDELDPNPNQPRQVMGDLSELMASIAEKGIIEPIIVRPRGTRFQIVAGERRYQAAVQVGLREIPIVIRDVDEAEIIEIALIENLQRKDLTAFEEAEAMQSLASRCSYTHEDMARKLGKSRTSITESLSLNNMPDEVKNLCRLADISSKSLLLEVVRQGDFQKMVTLVERIARDGGATREEVRRDKDVPKPKAGRPKHYVFKYRPPTKAFNLQLRFTKSKVDRDEVIEALQAIIRDLRQQ